The Candidatus Methylomirabilis tolerans genome contains the following window.
CGCCGGCCTGAATGTCGCTCGTAACGACCGCTTTCCCGCCACGGCGGATCGGTGCCCCAGTCATTGGGGTGAGAAACTCGACCGTGTACTGGTCCACCCCCCTCGACCCCACGTGGGTTCCCTTCGCGATAAACTTCATTACTGGGGGGACATGGTCCCCTCGAAAGTCTGGCTGAAATCCGGCGGCATCGGCAAGCACCGCGAGGCTCTGGCTGGCCAGAGGAATGCGGCTATTCGCAACGGCCAGATCAGCATCAAAGGTCCGAAGCATGCGACATGCTGTCGGAGCAGCCCGAGGGTGCAACGCGTAGAGGCGTACCGCAAACCCGCCCACGAGGACCAGCCTGTCGAGGTAGGAATGGAAGGTCCAGAGGACGTGGGCCAGGAATGCATCCGGAGAGTCAAATTCCATCTTGTAGCTCCACGGCGCTGCGGATCAATGGTTCCAGGCGCCGTTCATACAGGAAGTCGGCTTGCTCACGACCTCGATCCGGGAGATGGTACAGGTCGAGGTAGACTTGCAGGATGTCGCACACTGGTATCTCATCTATTCGTGCGATTCCGC
Protein-coding sequences here:
- a CDS encoding nucleotidyltransferase domain-containing protein, which translates into the protein MEFDSPDAFLAHVLWTFHSYLDRLVLVGGFAVRLYALHPRAAPTACRMLRTFDADLAVANSRIPLASQSLAVLADAAGFQPDFRGDHVPPVMKFIAKGTHVGSRGVDQYTVEFLTPMTGAPIRRGGKAVVTSDIQAGVTAQNLRYLDLLLERPWHVSLATLPGISEEARTIEVAVPHPG